A window of the Pyrodictium abyssi genome harbors these coding sequences:
- a CDS encoding PIN domain-containing protein, whose translation MKILIDASVFLKLLLDEPGADQAQELLEAVENGNVIGYVTPIILEEVAFKLVFAKASEILDTKNIWRIREALKFDEKTRRACIEPVKVFHEYVEYMSTKGLRIEYVTCEDWRKSIEIMEKYGLLPADALHVATALRIGVEAIATFDEDFRRVEEVKTIP comes from the coding sequence GTGAAGATACTCATAGACGCTTCGGTGTTCCTAAAGCTGCTCTTGGACGAGCCTGGCGCCGACCAGGCCCAGGAGCTGCTTGAGGCCGTGGAGAACGGCAATGTGATAGGCTATGTTACACCCATAATCCTAGAGGAGGTAGCGTTCAAGCTAGTGTTTGCCAAGGCGAGCGAAATCCTTGACACGAAGAACATCTGGAGGATAAGGGAGGCATTGAAGTTCGATGAGAAGACAAGGAGAGCATGTATTGAACCCGTCAAGGTGTTCCACGAGTACGTGGAGTACATGTCAACCAAGGGTCTTAGGATAGAGTACGTGACATGCGAAGACTGGAGAAAATCCATCGAGATCATGGAGAAGTACGGGCTACTACCAGCAGATGCTCTCCACGTAGCCACAGCGCTGAGGATAGGAGTCGAAGCCATAGCGACATTCGACGAGGACTTCCGGCGCGTAGAAGAGGTCAAGACCATACCCTAG
- a CDS encoding ribbon-helix-helix protein, CopG family gives MGSVGVYVRVDRRLLEEFTRLAHSLGMSRSEAIRRAMEMFLERSRGESVTSRMRGLVKSKLSLKELEEVYLVYKL, from the coding sequence GTGGGCTCGGTGGGTGTATACGTTCGTGTGGATAGGAGGCTCCTCGAGGAGTTCACGAGGCTCGCGCACAGCCTAGGAATGAGCAGGAGTGAGGCGATCAGGAGGGCTATGGAGATGTTCTTGGAGCGCAGCCGAGGAGAAAGCGTTACCTCTAGGATGAGGGGCCTTGTGAAGAGCAAGCTCTCGCTAAAAGAGCTCGAGGAGGTCTACCTGGTGTACAAGCTGTGA
- a CDS encoding roadblock/LC7 domain-containing protein has protein sequence MRVVLTDFTRIEGVQAAAIVSKDGFIIDHVFIGETSFDPDSLAAMVTTLYGAATRLGDELNLGDITGVIIEYRNNYILFDDVGEALVVIVADRRAILGRLRYELRKQRERIRSVL, from the coding sequence ATGAGAGTAGTACTCACAGACTTCACGAGGATAGAGGGCGTCCAGGCAGCAGCCATAGTCTCCAAGGACGGCTTCATAATCGACCACGTGTTCATCGGGGAGACGAGCTTCGACCCGGACTCGCTCGCGGCTATGGTCACGACGCTCTACGGTGCAGCTACCCGTCTAGGAGACGAGCTAAACCTCGGGGACATAACCGGCGTTATAATCGAGTACCGTAACAACTACATCCTGTTCGACGACGTCGGCGAGGCGCTCGTCGTAATCGTGGCGGATCGCCGCGCTATACTCGGCCGTCTACGCTACGAGCTCAGGAAGCAGAGAGAGCGCATCCGGAGCGTACTCTAG
- a CDS encoding slipin family protein translates to MPTSQAVPAGLESFVALALGLLVVLVILAYSIRVIREYERAVVFRLGRVIGVKGPGLVVIIPVIDRIMIIDLRIHTVDVPRQRIITRDNVEVSVDAVVYYRVQDPLKAVLSVRNYHLAVTMLAQTVLRDVIGRSELDDLLTKREELNKEIQKILDELTDPWGIKVTAVTIKEVLLPEGMVRAMARQAEAERWRRAKIIEAEGERQAARILAEAAELYERHPAALRLRELQTLIEVAKEKNMLVFYPLGLGAEGATAAALGLAGAGALERQRSRENE, encoded by the coding sequence TTGCCTACAAGCCAAGCTGTGCCAGCCGGACTCGAAAGCTTCGTAGCCTTGGCTCTGGGCCTTCTCGTGGTCCTAGTGATACTCGCCTATAGTATCAGGGTTATACGCGAGTACGAGCGCGCCGTGGTCTTCAGGCTGGGCCGCGTTATAGGCGTGAAGGGCCCCGGCCTCGTGGTCATAATACCTGTGATAGACAGGATAATGATAATAGACCTGCGTATACACACCGTTGACGTGCCACGCCAGCGAATCATAACCCGGGACAACGTGGAGGTCTCGGTAGACGCTGTGGTGTACTACCGTGTCCAGGACCCGCTCAAGGCCGTGCTATCGGTCCGCAACTACCACCTCGCGGTCACGATGCTCGCCCAGACCGTGCTAAGGGACGTGATAGGTAGGAGCGAGCTAGACGACCTCCTGACGAAGCGGGAGGAGCTGAACAAGGAGATACAGAAGATACTCGACGAGCTCACCGACCCCTGGGGCATCAAGGTCACGGCGGTCACTATCAAGGAGGTGCTGCTGCCCGAGGGCATGGTGCGGGCTATGGCGAGGCAGGCGGAGGCTGAGAGGTGGAGGAGGGCCAAGATAATAGAGGCTGAGGGTGAGCGCCAGGCGGCCAGGATACTAGCAGAGGCTGCGGAGCTCTACGAGAGGCACCCGGCAGCGCTCCGGCTGAGGGAGCTGCAGACACTCATAGAGGTAGCGAAGGAGAAGAACATGCTCGTATTCTACCCGCTAGGGCTCGGGGCCGAGGGCGCTACGGCAGCAGCGCTCGGCCTAGCCGGGGCGGGCGCTCTGGAGCGGCAGCGCAGCCGGGAGAACGAGTAG
- a CDS encoding ARMT1-like domain-containing protein — translation MRRRGPLDPLGCVFCLVYGRLQPLAGDRGKQARILAKAAELVARWPSRTTVFVESYDYLEKLVGVYNLYRERKEALNKAALETLEALDPSSMSVAELFSFMAAANGVDIPMPGYTPGIEKLIRGLRDKPVWLGLSEEAAERLLGAAERIVVVLDNAGEAVFDIAAAAELSRRSGKPLYIVARGEPYEVDVTLEEAVGLAAKLAPRARVVSTGGRYPVFHPRAPAEARRLLGRGSLVLVKGIANLEAFLDYPESVEGNGAVVFLLRAKCEPLARLFGVGRAEPVVAAPAWLLRRVQELAASRAASP, via the coding sequence GTGAGGAGAAGAGGCCCCCTGGACCCGCTGGGCTGCGTGTTCTGCCTAGTGTATGGTAGGCTCCAGCCCCTGGCCGGCGACCGTGGAAAGCAGGCCAGGATACTGGCTAAGGCTGCGGAGCTCGTCGCGCGGTGGCCTAGCCGCACCACAGTGTTCGTCGAGAGCTACGACTACCTCGAGAAGCTAGTAGGGGTCTACAACCTGTACCGTGAGCGTAAGGAGGCCCTGAACAAGGCCGCGCTGGAGACGCTCGAGGCCCTAGACCCCAGCTCCATGTCTGTGGCCGAGCTGTTCTCGTTCATGGCTGCTGCTAACGGCGTGGACATACCTATGCCCGGCTACACCCCGGGGATAGAGAAGCTGATACGCGGGCTACGGGATAAGCCGGTTTGGCTCGGCCTGTCGGAGGAGGCTGCGGAGAGGCTCCTCGGCGCCGCTGAGAGAATTGTGGTTGTGCTGGATAACGCTGGCGAGGCTGTGTTCGACATAGCTGCCGCGGCCGAGCTGTCTAGGAGGAGTGGTAAGCCGCTCTACATCGTGGCTAGGGGCGAGCCCTACGAGGTCGATGTGACCCTCGAGGAGGCTGTGGGCCTTGCCGCGAAGCTTGCGCCGAGGGCGCGGGTGGTTAGCACTGGCGGCAGGTACCCCGTGTTCCACCCGAGGGCCCCTGCGGAGGCTCGGAGGCTGCTAGGGCGTGGCTCACTAGTCCTCGTCAAGGGTATTGCTAACCTCGAGGCGTTCCTAGACTACCCGGAGTCCGTGGAGGGGAATGGAGCCGTGGTGTTCCTGCTGAGGGCCAAGTGCGAGCCGCTAGCAAGGCTGTTCGGTGTGGGCCGCGCCGAGCCGGTGGTGGCGGCGCCCGCGTGGCTGCTGAGGAGGGTCCAAGAGCTGGCGGCCAGCAGGGCTGCCAGCCCCTAG
- a CDS encoding menaquinone biosynthesis family protein, with protein MLRIAHTPDPDDAYMFYGLVSGAVRVQGFDRVEDIVEDIETLNRRIVEEGWDIEVSAASAHAYAYMADRYYVMVAGASMGEGYGPVVVSRRHMSSLEGARVAVPGRYTTARLLLRLATGGGYREVFARFDRIPDMVLRGEVDAGLLIHEAQLTYHEMGLVKVLDLWEWWSSVAPGLPMPLGVDVVSKRLGAEAARAVREALQESIRYAWSHHEEALRYASRFARSGSMEQLSRFVRMYVNERTLDMGPEGRRAHRLLYEMAWDEKLIPELVEPEFV; from the coding sequence GTGCTGCGTATAGCCCATACTCCTGACCCGGACGACGCCTACATGTTCTATGGCCTGGTCTCCGGGGCTGTCAGGGTCCAGGGGTTCGACAGGGTAGAGGACATAGTAGAGGACATCGAGACTCTTAACCGCCGTATTGTCGAGGAGGGCTGGGACATCGAGGTTAGCGCTGCTAGTGCCCACGCCTACGCGTACATGGCTGACCGCTACTACGTGATGGTGGCCGGGGCTAGTATGGGCGAGGGCTACGGCCCGGTAGTGGTCTCGCGGAGGCACATGAGCAGCCTGGAGGGCGCGAGGGTCGCTGTGCCCGGCAGGTATACGACGGCGCGGCTCCTCCTAAGGCTGGCGACGGGTGGGGGCTACCGGGAGGTGTTCGCGAGGTTCGACAGGATACCCGACATGGTTCTCCGGGGCGAGGTCGACGCCGGGCTGCTTATCCACGAGGCCCAGCTCACCTACCACGAGATGGGGCTTGTGAAGGTCCTCGACCTCTGGGAGTGGTGGAGCAGTGTGGCCCCCGGGCTCCCTATGCCGCTGGGCGTAGACGTTGTCTCCAAGAGGCTCGGCGCCGAGGCTGCTAGGGCCGTGAGGGAGGCCCTGCAGGAGAGCATAAGGTACGCGTGGAGCCACCACGAGGAGGCACTGCGCTATGCTAGTAGGTTTGCGCGCAGCGGCAGCATGGAGCAGCTCAGCAGGTTCGTGAGGATGTACGTCAACGAGCGCACGCTAGACATGGGGCCGGAGGGGCGCCGGGCGCACAGGCTCCTCTACGAGATGGCGTGGGACGAGAAGCTCATACCTGAGCTTGTTGAGCCCGAGTTCGTCTAG
- the lysS gene encoding homocitrate synthase, with protein sequence MGGPWPRRLRVGLLDSTLREGEQTPGVSFTVEQKLEIARLLDEAGVSMIEAGHPNVAPDVYEAVKRIIGLKREGVIRRAEIVAHSRAVKKDIEVAAELEPDRIAIFYGVSDIHLRYKHRVSREEALSIIGEVIEYARQYGVKVRFTAEDATRADYGFLLEAVRTAREAGADRVSIADTVGIATPYAIRRLFERLTSDEPGVEYDIHAHNDLGMAVANSLAAVEGGATIIHVTVNGLGERAGIAPLEQVAVALKRHYGVDVVDLRRVVRLSRLVERYSGIPVPPTAPVVGENAFVHKAGVHVAGVLANPETYEPYPPEWVGRSRDYTIDKYTGRRALQARLERLGVRVSDEELVEILKRVKQRASARWLRDEDLLEIAEEVTGRALRPRPPEEIEALVTVKCEANIYTTSVARRLSIIPGVEEVAEVTGENDILLRVRAKSPVELNQVVEAIRSTRGVRETYTMLVLRRIPMSGGNGGQRQQ encoded by the coding sequence GTGGGAGGCCCGTGGCCGCGCCGGCTACGGGTAGGCCTGCTGGACTCTACGCTGCGCGAGGGTGAGCAGACTCCCGGCGTGAGTTTCACTGTGGAGCAGAAGCTCGAGATAGCCAGGCTGCTAGACGAGGCAGGCGTCTCGATGATAGAGGCGGGCCACCCGAACGTGGCCCCAGACGTGTACGAGGCGGTGAAGCGCATCATAGGGCTGAAGAGGGAGGGTGTGATAAGGCGCGCAGAGATAGTGGCCCACAGCAGGGCTGTGAAGAAGGACATAGAGGTGGCGGCTGAGCTCGAGCCGGACCGTATAGCGATATTCTACGGTGTCAGCGACATCCACCTCAGGTACAAGCACCGGGTCTCCCGCGAGGAGGCCCTATCGATCATAGGGGAGGTCATCGAGTACGCTCGCCAGTACGGGGTAAAGGTACGCTTCACAGCCGAGGACGCCACACGGGCCGACTACGGCTTCCTCCTGGAGGCTGTCCGCACAGCCCGCGAAGCGGGGGCAGACCGCGTGTCCATAGCCGACACCGTGGGCATCGCTACGCCCTACGCTATACGCAGGCTCTTCGAGAGGCTCACCTCCGACGAGCCCGGGGTAGAGTACGATATCCACGCGCACAACGACCTCGGGATGGCGGTGGCGAATAGCTTAGCGGCCGTAGAGGGCGGCGCCACGATAATACACGTTACCGTGAACGGGCTCGGCGAGAGGGCTGGCATAGCCCCGCTCGAGCAGGTAGCAGTGGCCCTCAAGCGCCACTACGGGGTAGACGTTGTCGACCTCCGCCGCGTGGTCCGCCTCTCTAGGCTAGTCGAGAGGTACAGCGGCATACCAGTGCCGCCTACCGCTCCCGTGGTGGGCGAGAACGCCTTCGTGCACAAGGCCGGTGTCCACGTGGCCGGTGTGCTCGCTAACCCCGAGACCTACGAGCCTTATCCCCCGGAGTGGGTGGGTAGGAGCCGCGACTACACTATAGACAAGTACACGGGGCGCCGCGCGCTACAGGCCCGGCTCGAGAGGCTGGGCGTAAGGGTCTCCGACGAGGAGCTAGTAGAGATACTCAAGAGGGTTAAGCAGCGTGCCAGTGCCCGGTGGCTACGGGACGAGGACCTCCTTGAGATCGCGGAGGAGGTTACGGGCCGCGCCCTGAGGCCGAGGCCCCCGGAGGAGATAGAGGCTCTTGTCACCGTGAAGTGCGAGGCTAACATCTACACGACTAGCGTGGCTAGGCGGCTCAGCATCATACCCGGCGTAGAGGAGGTCGCCGAGGTCACGGGCGAGAACGATATCCTGCTCCGCGTGAGGGCTAAGAGCCCGGTAGAGCTCAACCAGGTGGTTGAGGCGATACGCAGTACACGGGGCGTACGGGAGACCTATACCATGCTAGTCCTACGCCGTATACCCATGAGCGGCGGGAATGGCGGCCAGCGGCAGCAGTAG
- a CDS encoding DUF2153 family protein, with translation MDYAFLKQLDEWVRMQKKLLETFKETAEKVEQGDRLDLIVATRAAFQHMIRTIKAFDNWLQDPVIIAHVPREMLLEVWKVMYDVLQQLLEIDIKHTSDVRNLLEELAREGKLNPLVATVKQTGDEDESASRRPPTMMI, from the coding sequence ATAGACTACGCTTTCCTCAAGCAGCTTGACGAGTGGGTTCGTATGCAGAAGAAGCTGCTGGAGACGTTTAAGGAGACTGCTGAGAAGGTAGAGCAGGGCGACCGGCTGGACCTTATAGTGGCCACGAGGGCGGCGTTCCAGCACATGATAAGGACCATCAAGGCGTTCGACAACTGGCTGCAGGACCCGGTCATAATAGCGCACGTACCCAGGGAGATGCTGCTAGAGGTCTGGAAGGTTATGTATGATGTGCTACAGCAGCTCCTCGAGATAGACATCAAGCACACGAGCGACGTGAGGAACCTCCTGGAGGAGCTAGCCCGGGAGGGTAAGCTCAACCCGCTCGTAGCAACGGTGAAGCAGACGGGTGATGAGGACGAGTCTGCGAGCAGGAGGCCGCCAACAATGATGATATAA
- a CDS encoding phosphate uptake regulator PhoU, with protein sequence MTRPIEVVLSDIAGLLDRLFDEALAALDKAMKLVSGDERDAGGVVEHSREAGRLRQRIVEKSVEALARFQPMASDLRRITAYMEASYDLFRVSRYALEIARLYERMPRGCSSTAGEASRLREKVEEMLSMAYMALQSEDSSRARSVLALDEEIDRAYIEALDSLSGSESLDRCEVARLLLLRHLERIADHAVYIASAAYYVATGERLEPA encoded by the coding sequence TTGACTAGGCCGATAGAGGTAGTCCTATCGGATATAGCCGGGCTGCTCGATAGGCTGTTCGACGAGGCCCTAGCAGCGCTCGACAAGGCGATGAAGCTGGTATCCGGCGACGAGAGGGACGCTGGCGGAGTAGTAGAGCACAGCAGGGAGGCTGGGAGGCTACGCCAGAGGATAGTAGAGAAGTCCGTGGAGGCCCTAGCAAGGTTCCAGCCTATGGCCAGCGACCTCCGGAGGATAACAGCCTACATGGAGGCCTCCTACGACCTCTTCCGGGTATCGCGCTACGCGCTAGAGATAGCCAGGCTGTACGAGCGCATGCCCCGCGGCTGCTCCTCAACGGCGGGGGAGGCCTCTAGGCTGCGCGAGAAGGTCGAGGAGATGCTCTCCATGGCCTACATGGCGCTCCAGAGCGAGGACTCCAGCCGGGCCCGCTCGGTGCTAGCACTAGACGAGGAGATAGACCGGGCCTACATAGAGGCTCTCGACAGCCTCTCCGGGAGCGAGAGCCTAGACCGCTGCGAGGTGGCCAGACTACTACTCCTCCGCCACCTAGAGAGGATAGCCGACCACGCAGTCTACATAGCGTCTGCTGCCTACTACGTGGCGACGGGGGAGCGCCTAGAACCAGCGTAG
- a CDS encoding helix-turn-helix domain-containing protein: protein MPAESSDVCRVVRALASRGIASAEYLAAVTGLPRHRVEMVLALLEASRLVERVDPAGGSPCSRCPLAGLCGAGPGAGAGRRTSFYRLARLALEACKEE, encoded by the coding sequence GTGCCGGCAGAGAGTAGCGACGTCTGCAGGGTGGTAAGGGCGCTAGCGAGCCGGGGCATAGCGTCCGCCGAGTACCTGGCTGCTGTTACGGGTCTCCCCCGCCACCGGGTGGAGATGGTGCTAGCGCTGCTTGAGGCTAGCCGGCTAGTAGAGAGGGTAGACCCCGCCGGCGGGAGCCCGTGTAGTAGGTGCCCCCTGGCCGGGCTCTGCGGCGCAGGGCCCGGAGCCGGAGCGGGGAGGAGGACCAGTTTCTACCGGCTGGCCCGGCTCGCGCTAGAAGCCTGCAAGGAGGAGTAG
- a CDS encoding UbiA-like polyprenyltransferase — protein MQSGGWDPGRTSRGSRLHAVMRLVRIEHTLFSLPFAYAGAVLACLECLDARTSILIALALLGLRTAAMAYNNIADLDIDRANPRTRGRPLVTGAVSLRDAWAAVAAGSALYYASAALLNRYALMLAPVLWAAALSYPHAKRLHWLPHLHLGLVLGTVVLGGAVAAYGAHAASLGDVLGRVPWLYVAAVSLWVAGFDTFYAVMDMEFDRRMGLGSIPARLGLRDALWASRLMHAASIALLLASVPAYGLGPVALASLLLASLLIAYQHLLLARHGVDAVPRAFNLNLAVGVVAGTGVVVDRLLLLAGF, from the coding sequence GTGCAGAGCGGCGGCTGGGACCCGGGGAGGACCAGCAGGGGCTCGCGCCTACACGCCGTTATGAGGCTAGTCCGGATAGAGCACACGCTGTTCAGCCTACCCTTCGCCTACGCGGGCGCGGTCCTAGCGTGTCTAGAGTGCCTCGACGCCCGCACCTCCATCCTGATAGCGCTGGCCCTGCTAGGCCTACGCACAGCGGCCATGGCGTACAACAACATCGCGGACCTGGACATAGACAGGGCTAACCCGCGCACCCGGGGCAGGCCGCTAGTCACCGGGGCTGTGAGCCTCCGCGACGCCTGGGCAGCGGTAGCGGCCGGCTCCGCCCTCTACTACGCCTCGGCCGCGCTGCTCAACAGGTACGCGCTGATGCTGGCCCCGGTGCTCTGGGCTGCTGCCCTCAGCTACCCGCACGCTAAGAGGCTGCACTGGCTCCCCCACCTACACCTAGGCCTAGTGCTCGGCACAGTAGTCCTAGGCGGCGCGGTAGCAGCCTACGGAGCCCATGCAGCCAGCCTCGGCGACGTACTGGGCCGCGTACCCTGGCTCTACGTCGCGGCTGTCTCCCTCTGGGTGGCCGGCTTCGACACGTTCTACGCCGTAATGGACATGGAGTTCGACCGGAGGATGGGCCTGGGGAGTATACCCGCGCGGCTAGGGCTCAGGGACGCCCTCTGGGCCTCCAGGCTCATGCACGCCGCCAGCATAGCCCTGCTACTAGCCTCAGTCCCCGCCTACGGGCTAGGCCCAGTCGCGCTAGCCTCGCTCCTACTAGCCTCGCTGCTGATAGCCTACCAGCACCTGCTACTAGCGAGGCACGGCGTAGACGCGGTGCCCAGGGCCTTCAACCTCAACCTAGCAGTAGGCGTGGTAGCGGGCACCGGGGTGGTGGTGGACAGGCTACTCCTCCTTGCAGGCTTCTAG
- a CDS encoding menaquinone biosynthesis decarboxylase, whose product MAAFQDLRGFLEALEERGQLRRVRAELSPVLEIPEVLRRVMQRRGPALLFENVKGYPGWRVAGNLFGTLDRIRLALGVDRLEDIGERLVSLTARAPPLTLGEKLRSLRDVLDVGRYTPRRARRAAFEDIVLEGGEASLEKLPVFKTWPRDGGRYITFGQVYTVDPERGVTNIGVYRVMLRGPREAVVHWQLHKRGRHAYLSAAEQGEERLPVAIVIGSDPATMLTGVMPVPYPMDKLLFAGFMAGRGVEVYRLPSGIHVPASAEVVVEGYVEPGREAPEGPFGDHWGYYDEPVHRFPVMTVERIWMRRDPIYVGTVVGKPPMEDAAIGKAVERVFLPVLRMLLPEIVDINLPEYGVFQGMAIVSIRKRYPGHAKKVMMALWGLGQMALTKTIIVVDHDIDVHDLNQVIWAVSANVDPQRDVLVVPNTHTDHLDPAAPVPGYGSKLGIDATRKLPEENQGRPWPQEVEPDPEVARRIDEIWPSLGIE is encoded by the coding sequence GTGGCAGCCTTCCAGGACCTACGAGGCTTCCTAGAAGCCCTGGAGGAGAGGGGCCAGCTCCGCCGCGTCCGGGCCGAGCTGAGCCCGGTGCTCGAGATACCCGAGGTACTCCGCCGCGTGATGCAGCGCCGGGGCCCCGCGCTCCTCTTCGAGAACGTGAAGGGGTACCCCGGCTGGCGGGTGGCTGGGAACCTCTTCGGCACACTGGACAGGATAAGGCTGGCGCTCGGCGTTGACCGGCTCGAGGACATCGGGGAGCGCCTAGTCTCGCTCACGGCCCGCGCCCCGCCCCTCACCCTGGGGGAGAAGCTCCGCAGCCTCCGCGACGTGCTAGACGTGGGCCGTTATACGCCCCGCCGGGCTAGGAGGGCGGCGTTTGAGGACATTGTGCTCGAGGGCGGGGAGGCTAGCCTCGAGAAGCTCCCGGTGTTCAAGACGTGGCCTCGGGACGGGGGCCGCTACATAACCTTCGGCCAGGTCTACACGGTGGACCCTGAGAGGGGTGTCACCAACATAGGCGTGTACCGCGTCATGCTCCGGGGGCCCCGTGAGGCGGTGGTGCACTGGCAGCTCCACAAGCGGGGCCGCCACGCCTACCTGTCTGCGGCCGAGCAGGGGGAGGAGAGGCTACCAGTAGCGATAGTGATAGGCTCCGACCCGGCCACAATGCTCACCGGGGTCATGCCGGTGCCCTACCCCATGGACAAGCTGCTCTTCGCGGGCTTCATGGCCGGCCGGGGGGTCGAGGTCTACCGGCTCCCCTCCGGGATACACGTCCCGGCATCTGCCGAGGTAGTGGTGGAGGGCTACGTGGAGCCCGGCCGGGAGGCCCCAGAGGGCCCCTTCGGGGACCACTGGGGCTACTACGACGAGCCAGTCCACCGGTTCCCCGTCATGACCGTGGAGCGTATCTGGATGCGCCGCGACCCCATCTACGTCGGCACCGTGGTCGGGAAGCCGCCGATGGAGGACGCGGCTATAGGCAAGGCTGTCGAGAGGGTCTTCCTCCCCGTGCTCCGGATGCTCCTCCCCGAGATAGTGGACATCAACCTGCCAGAGTACGGCGTCTTCCAGGGCATGGCGATAGTCTCGATAAGGAAGCGCTACCCCGGCCACGCTAAGAAGGTCATGATGGCCCTGTGGGGCCTCGGCCAGATGGCGCTCACGAAGACAATAATCGTGGTGGACCACGACATAGACGTGCACGACCTGAACCAGGTGATCTGGGCGGTCTCGGCCAACGTAGACCCCCAGCGCGACGTACTAGTAGTACCCAACACCCACACCGACCACCTTGACCCAGCAGCCCCGGTGCCCGGCTACGGGAGCAAGCTGGGCATAGATGCTACCCGGAAGCTGCCGGAGGAGAACCAGGGCCGCCCCTGGCCTCAGGAGGTCGAACCGGACCCCGAGGTGGCTAGGCGGATAGACGAGATATGGCCTAGCCTCGGCATAGAATAG
- a CDS encoding potassium channel family protein: MSLLAAVLSLARRLVHRIARQLQRNVIFDIALIAVVVWFISGLSFSLVEGVDPVTGLYWALVTMTTVGYGDIVPSTGAGRAIAMLTIVSGIAVYTALVSVAAGTIVEAAERRRQGYIRYRGVRHVVVIGWTPASEAAIRELRGRGYSGDIVLVTEKPAAVMRQIDIGGITIVRGDPTRRDTLLRANVPRANMVMVSTNDDAKTVLVVLAVRGLNASARIVAEALHPENVELLHKAGADIVVPTRDLGGRMLAASLLEPGAAMFVENISRAEERPIELHEMPAGPYAGRRYIDVLLELRRKGMTPVALRRQGRLIANPDDDMVIERDDVLVVVVPSTPAAQEAQQPSGSEQGAREQWQPSRTYEAS; the protein is encoded by the coding sequence TTGTCGCTACTAGCAGCCGTGCTTAGCCTGGCTAGGAGGCTAGTGCACCGTATCGCTAGGCAGCTCCAGCGCAACGTAATATTCGACATAGCCCTGATAGCCGTGGTCGTCTGGTTCATCTCCGGGCTCTCGTTCTCCCTCGTGGAGGGGGTCGACCCGGTCACGGGGCTCTACTGGGCTCTGGTCACGATGACTACTGTGGGCTACGGGGACATAGTGCCCTCCACGGGGGCTGGGAGAGCAATAGCGATGCTCACCATAGTCTCGGGTATAGCCGTGTACACGGCCCTAGTGTCGGTCGCGGCCGGCACGATAGTGGAGGCTGCTGAGAGGAGGAGGCAGGGCTACATAAGGTACCGTGGCGTCCGCCACGTAGTCGTGATAGGCTGGACTCCGGCCAGCGAGGCGGCGATAAGGGAGCTACGGGGCCGCGGCTACAGCGGCGACATAGTACTCGTCACCGAGAAGCCGGCGGCGGTCATGAGGCAGATAGACATCGGGGGCATAACCATCGTCCGCGGCGACCCGACGCGCCGCGACACGCTGCTACGGGCCAACGTGCCCCGCGCGAACATGGTGATGGTGAGCACCAACGACGACGCCAAGACCGTGCTGGTTGTCCTCGCTGTGCGCGGGCTGAACGCGAGCGCGAGGATAGTTGCCGAGGCCCTGCACCCAGAGAACGTCGAGCTACTACACAAGGCCGGCGCGGACATAGTGGTGCCGACCCGGGACCTCGGCGGCAGGATGCTGGCGGCTAGCCTCCTAGAGCCCGGCGCGGCTATGTTCGTCGAGAACATATCGAGGGCCGAGGAGAGGCCCATAGAGCTGCACGAGATGCCGGCCGGCCCCTACGCCGGGAGACGCTACATCGACGTACTGCTGGAGCTACGGCGCAAGGGGATGACCCCGGTGGCTCTCCGGAGGCAGGGCCGCCTCATAGCCAACCCGGACGACGACATGGTAATAGAGCGCGACGACGTACTGGTAGTCGTGGTCCCCAGCACGCCGGCCGCGCAGGAGGCCCAGCAGCCCAGCGGGTCAGAGCAGGGGGCTCGGGAGCAGTGGCAGCCTTCCAGGACCTACGAGGCTTCCTAG